Proteins found in one Ovis aries strain OAR_USU_Benz2616 breed Rambouillet chromosome 19, ARS-UI_Ramb_v3.0, whole genome shotgun sequence genomic segment:
- the LOC114109370 gene encoding CASP8 and FADD-like apoptosis regulator, with the protein MSAEVIHQVEEALDEDEKDALLFLCRDVAANAVPLNVRDLLDILRERGKLSSVNLAELLYRVRRFDLLKRVLNMDTPTVEALLRRHPHLISDYRVLMMEIGEDLDKSEVSSLMFLMRDYTGRSKIAKDKSFLDLVVELEKLNLVAPDQLNLLEECLTNINRIDLKTKIQKYRQSAQGVETNYVNARQASLPNLSVKDPSYNLRLQNGWSKEQRPMMGPPDIQREPVKRPIQESGAFLPQHTVEERYKMQSKPLGICLIIDCIGNDTESTRSWNSTLNSTAWCMIGTAKCLLRSDTTSGCSTL; encoded by the coding sequence ATGTCTGCTGAGGTCATCCATCAGGTAGAAGAAGCACTTGATGAAGATGAGAAGGATGCACTTCTTTTTTTGTGCCGAGATGTTGCTGCAAATGCGGTTCCACTGAATGTCAGGGATCTTCTGGATATtttaagagagagaggaaagctgTCTTCTGTGAACTTGGCTGAGCTGCTCTACAGAGTGAGGCGGTTTGACTTGCTCAAGAGGGTCTTGAATATGGATACCCCGACAGTGGAGGCCCTCCTGCGCAGGCACCCACATCTGATTTCAGACTATAGGGTGCTGATGATGGAGATTGGTGAAGATTTGGATAAATCTGAGGTGTCCTCACTAATGTTCCTCATGAGAGATTATACGGGCCGAAGCAAGATAGCCAAGGATAAGAGTTTCTTGGATCTTGTGGTTGAATTGGAGAAGCTAAATCTGGTTGCTCCAGATCAACTGAATTTATTAGAAGAATGCCTAACGAACATCAACAGGATAGACCTGAAGACAAAAATCCAGAAATACAGGCAGTCAGCTCAAGGAGTGGAAACAAATTATGTAAATGCTCGCCAGGCATCTCTGCCAAACTTGAGTGTTAAAGATCCTTCATATAACCTAAGGCTCCAGAATGGCTGGAGTAAAGAACAAAGGCCTATGATGGGACCACCTGACATTCAAAGAGAACCAGTGAAGAGACCCATTCAGGAATCAGGAGCATTTTTGCCTCAGCACACAGTAGAAGAGAGATATAAGATGCAGAGCAAGCCCCTGGGAATCTGCCTGATAATTGACTGCATTGGCAATGACACAGAAAGCACTCGCTCCTGGAACTCCACACTGAACTCAACAGCCTGGTGTATGATTGGAACAGCAAAGTGTCTGCTAAGGAGCGATACTACGTCTGGCTGCAGCACACTTTGA